One genomic region from Lynx canadensis isolate LIC74 chromosome E1, mLynCan4.pri.v2, whole genome shotgun sequence encodes:
- the CCL16 gene encoding LOW QUALITY PROTEIN: C-C motif chemokine 16 (The sequence of the model RefSeq protein was modified relative to this genomic sequence to represent the inferred CDS: inserted 2 bases in 1 codon) has protein sequence MKFSVAALFXLILITTPALYGQSKIPESVNHSPTCCLKYHEKVLPKKLVVGYRKALNCYLPAIIFVTKKNREVCANPNKKWVQEYIKDPNLPLLPPRNLAQVKSIRT, from the exons ATGAAGTTCTCTGTGGCTGCCCTCTT CCTCATCCTCATCACCACTCCGGCTTTGTACGGCCAGTCAA AAATTCCTGAGTCGGTGAACCATTCTCCCACCTGCTGCCTGAAGTATCATGAGAAAGTATTGCCAAAGAAATTGGTGGTGGGATACAGAAAGGCCCTCAACTGTTACCTGCCAGCAATCAT TTTTGTCACCAAAAAGAATCGAGAGGTCTGCGCCAACCCCAACAAGAAATGGGTCCAAGAGTACATCAAGGATCCCAATCTACCTTTGCTGCCTCCCAGGAACTTGGCCCAGGTTAAAAGTATTAGAACATAG